One segment of Bradyrhizobium sp. CB2312 DNA contains the following:
- a CDS encoding alpha/beta hydrolase-fold protein, translating to MTNPLFVLAGMLISVVSFLSIASAQPVCVTQNMAVPPGANTTDKAAPFFIDTTGLDFKTAPPTRDPFSANYPRATELPDGTLPPPGAEGNFIIGPTHNPAPETIAKEGVPRGTTKSFTLSSKESTVYNPGLIRDDVAGCTNSSIMTTVTAPDDKSHMIVTTSHPGVWSRTIDVYVPAQYVRGSEAPFIVVGDGGSNAYKDLATTLDNLIAQRRVPPMIAIQIGNGGQDAQGSQRGREYDAVSGTYAQFVEREVLPLVEKNADVKLTRNPDGRATMGLSSSGAAAFTMAWFFPDLYHRVLAFSPTMVNQQWPHDPSLRGGAWEYHSAWTGPVGPNLISKAGVLTPAEPPGVPLIVAAPAKPIRFWFFGGDQDLFYPNPTIPDGMHDWTLSNALMAKGLAEKGYQYQFLFVRNAKHVDRPTIAQTLPSALEWVWKGYPIP from the coding sequence ATGACCAATCCATTGTTCGTCCTTGCGGGGATGCTGATTTCCGTCGTCTCATTCTTGTCGATCGCGTCGGCCCAGCCGGTCTGCGTCACACAGAACATGGCCGTGCCGCCTGGTGCCAACACCACCGACAAGGCCGCGCCCTTCTTCATCGACACGACAGGCCTCGATTTCAAGACGGCGCCGCCGACGCGGGATCCCTTCAGCGCCAACTACCCGCGCGCGACCGAGCTGCCGGACGGGACGCTGCCGCCGCCAGGCGCCGAAGGCAATTTCATCATCGGCCCCACCCACAATCCCGCGCCGGAGACGATCGCAAAGGAAGGCGTGCCGCGCGGCACGACGAAATCCTTCACGTTGTCATCGAAAGAGAGCACGGTCTACAATCCCGGCCTGATCCGCGACGACGTCGCGGGCTGCACCAACTCCTCGATCATGACGACGGTCACCGCGCCGGACGACAAGTCGCACATGATCGTCACCACCAGCCATCCCGGTGTCTGGTCGCGCACGATCGACGTCTACGTGCCGGCGCAATATGTGCGCGGCTCCGAGGCGCCGTTCATCGTGGTCGGCGACGGCGGCTCCAACGCCTACAAGGATCTCGCCACCACGCTCGACAATCTGATCGCGCAACGCCGCGTGCCGCCGATGATCGCGATCCAGATTGGCAATGGCGGGCAGGACGCGCAGGGCAGCCAGCGCGGCCGCGAATATGACGCGGTGTCGGGCACCTATGCGCAGTTCGTCGAGCGCGAGGTGCTGCCGCTGGTCGAGAAGAACGCCGACGTCAAGCTGACGAGGAATCCCGACGGACGTGCGACGATGGGATTGAGCTCGAGTGGCGCGGCCGCCTTCACCATGGCCTGGTTCTTTCCCGATCTCTATCACCGCGTGCTGGCCTTCTCGCCGACGATGGTCAACCAGCAATGGCCGCATGACCCGTCCCTGCGCGGCGGCGCCTGGGAGTATCACAGCGCATGGACGGGGCCGGTTGGTCCCAATTTGATCTCCAAGGCAGGTGTGCTGACGCCGGCCGAGCCGCCCGGCGTGCCCCTGATCGTCGCCGCGCCGGCCAAACCGATCCGCTTCTGGTTCTTCGGCGGCGACCAGGACCTGTTCTATCCGAACCCCACCATTCCCGACGGCATGCACGACTGGACCTTGTCGAACGCGCTGATGGCCAAGGGGCTGGCGGAGAAGGGCTATCAGTACCAGTTCCTGTTCGTGCGCAACGCCAAGCACGTCGATCGCCCGACGATCGCGCAGACGCTGCCGTCGGCGCTGGAGTGGGTCTGGAAGGGTTATCCGATCCCCTGA
- a CDS encoding TonB-dependent receptor plug domain-containing protein, which translates to MFATSSRLVVIAALCVSQGAFAASGKRPRHVPTTAAAIDPAAPYKADRLSSSRGETFLNTPGQTTVLTRQRLDDMNATSLRDAMRSTAGVTIGR; encoded by the coding sequence ATGTTCGCAACATCATCGCGACTGGTCGTGATCGCTGCTCTCTGCGTCTCGCAAGGAGCTTTTGCGGCGTCCGGCAAACGGCCGCGCCATGTGCCGACAACGGCGGCCGCGATCGATCCCGCAGCGCCCTACAAGGCCGACCGGCTGTCCTCCTCGCGCGGCGAGACCTTCCTCAACACGCCCGGCCAGACCACCGTGCTGACGCGTCAAAGGCTCGACGACATGAACGCCACCAGCCTCCGCGACGCCATGCGCTCGACCGCCGGCGTGACGATCGGGCGTTAA